A DNA window from Helianthus annuus cultivar XRQ/B chromosome 15, HanXRQr2.0-SUNRISE, whole genome shotgun sequence contains the following coding sequences:
- the LOC110911500 gene encoding uncharacterized protein LOC110911500, with translation MTDAIEELEPLFDYTRVQPLNFVCLDDDDDDDCSTVVPAKRRKPSASAVDKVQVTPEAIVIDDGEDNDDLDWLEAPPPKVPVNKEKLCENSIIKELRQKRQELLSFTESTDDMVRTVEENVKRDLKTSTNLEPESPIEKHTKPVVERPKIVISIQDKDGPKQFRVYKDDKFERLFKMYADKVKNKVENLVFCFDGDKIDPSATPSSLEMEDDDMIEVHVKSN, from the exons ATG ACGGATGCAATTGAAGAACTCGAACCGTTGTTTGATTACACTCGTGTTCAGCCTTTAAATTTCGTTTGCCTTGATGACG atgatgacgatgattgtTCTACGGTTGTCCCTGCTAAACGCAGGAAACCCTCTGCTTCTGCT GTTGATAAGGTACAAGTGACCCCGGAAGCAATTGTTATTGATGACGGTGAAGACAATGATGACTTGGATTGGTTAGAGGCGCCTCCTCCTAAGGTACCTGTAAACAAGGAAAAGCTATGCGAGAATTCAATTATTAAGGAGTTGAG GCAGAAAAGGCAGGAGCTGTTATCATTTACTGAATCGACTGACGATATGGTGCGAACAGTTGAAGAAAACGTCAAAAGAGATCTTAAAACCTCAACGAATTTGGAACCTGAAAGTCCTATTGAGAAGCATACAAAACCCGTTGTAGAAAGACCAAAAATAGTTATATCCATCCAAGACAAAGATGGGCCGAAGCAGTTTCGAGTTTACAAG GATGATAAGTTTGAGCGGCTTTTTAAAATGTATGCCGACAAAGTGAAGAACAAGGTAGAGAATTTGGTATTTTGTTTTGATGGCGATAAAATCGACCCCTCGGCTACTCCTAGCAGCCTTGAGATGGAAGATGATGACATGATCGAGGTTCATGTGAAGTCAAATTGA
- the LOC110913639 gene encoding uncharacterized protein LOC110913639 gives MTDKGNDEAVPRVTEQMREVIAEEVGKAIENSLSGFIDKIQNTVLSVVDERIKKLEDNANLAKEKLVERKGCSYKEFMACKPPLYNGEVDPIVCQRWLSDIEGVFERTHCDANDFVAYGTGQLRGQAKDWWDNKKKEIGSEEAKAMTWDEFKVPFLKHHSPKAVINRIKEEFIQLRQKGESIDKITGTFLDKLRFCDELVTTEEQKFMTPSKYETLTEIINAAWEREIELKKQIERGERRTQVVNPSPTKKARVNDSSKKQEGKSSSPSCKVCGKGHKGECRFKDKPCPICGKTGHTAVLCPGKVSVCYKCYQPGHKKSECPELSGKREDKSAHTEAPKAKARSFQLTAVEAKTEPDVVSEVEIGDNKNFLVCDICRDCKISIDDEEYPIDLIPMSMGEFQVVVGMDWLSRHNVKVMCFRKEIKLTSPSGKSIIIRGEKEGKPVMCSMIKAYKLMKHGCRAFMIYANEPNKGSLKIEDVPVVREYADVFPEDLPGIPPERELSCEY, from the exons aTGACGGATAAGGGAAATGACgaagcggtgccaagagtcaccgaacaaatgagagaagtgattgctgAAGAGGTAGGAAAAGCAATCGAGAACAGTTTGTCGGGTTTCATCGATAAAATCCAAAACACGGTGTTATCAGTGGTGGATGAAAGAataaagaaattggaggataatgcAAATTTAGCTAAGGAGAAATTGGTAGAGCGTAAGGGTTGCTCGTACAAAGAATTTATGGCATGCAAACCACCACTCTACAACGGGGAAGTGGATCCGATAGTGTGCCAAAGGTGGTTAAGTGATATAGAAGGGGTGTTTGAGAGAACCCACTGTGACGCGAATGACTTCGTGGCGTATGGCACGGGTCAACTGAGAGGTcaagcaaaagactggtgggataataagaaaaaggaaatCGGTAGCGAAGAAGCGAAGGCGATGACATGGGATGAGTTTAAGGTACCCTTCCTTAAACATCACAGTCCCAAAGCGGTTATCAATCGAATCAAAGAAGAATTTATCCAGCTTAGGCAGAAGGGCGAATCCATTGATAAAATCACGGGAACCTTTCTTGACAAATTAAGATTTTGTGATGAATTGGTGACGACCGAAGAACAGAag ttcatgactccctcaaAATACGAAACCCTCACCGAAATCATCAACGCCGCTTGGGAAAGAGAGATAGAGTTGAAGAAACAAATTGAGAGGGGTGAAAGAAGGACGCAAGTGGTTAATCCAAGTCCCACGAAAAAGGCACGCGTAAATGACTCATcaaagaagcaagaaggaaaAAGTAGCTCGCCAAGCTGTAAAGTATGTGGGAAAGGGCACAAGGGTGAGTGCCGGTTTAAGGACAAGCCGTGTCCTATATGCGGGAAGACAGGGCACACGGCTGTATTGTGCCCGGGGAAAGTTTCGGTATGCTACAAATGTTATCAGCCGGGTCACAAGAAATCCGAGTGCCCGGAATTGTCCGGAAAGAGGGAAGACAAGAGTGCGCACACTGAAGCACCAAAAGCAAAAGCTAGATCTTTCCAGTTAACGGCAGTGGAGGCGAAAACGGAGCCCGATGTGGTATCAG AGGTAGAAATAGGTGACAACAAAAACTTCCTTGTATGTGATATATGTCGAGATTGTAAGATAAGCATAGATGATGAGGAATACCCGATAGATTTAATTCCTATGTCCATGGGAGAGTTCCaagtagtggtcggaatggattggctatcccgacaTAATGTGAAAGTCATGTGTTTCCGCAAGGAGATAAAACTAACATCTCCAAGTGGGAAATCGATTATCATACGTGGCGAGAAGGAAGGAAAACCTGTTATGTGCTCAATGATAAAAGCTTATAAGCTCATGAAGCACGGATGTAGAgcattcatgatatacgcaaatgaACCAAACAAAGGGTCGCTAAAGATTGAAGACGTGCCGGTAGTGCGCGAATACGCCGATGTGTTCCCGGAAGACCTACCGGGAATACCGCcggaacgggag ctatcatgcgaGTATTAA